Part of the Aptenodytes patagonicus chromosome 2, bAptPat1.pri.cur, whole genome shotgun sequence genome, TCAAAAATATTAGACTGTCACTGAAAAGAGGCTAGGGCTCataaaggcagaagaagaaaaggtacATGGTAAGGCAATGtgcagaaataaatttaaaaaaaaaacagataaagagacagaaagaacTGAGGAGAAAGACTAAGGAACACTACAGAAAcatgcaggaaggaaaaacagaaacaaggaaGTGAATGGCAAATGGAAGCAAAAAAGTGCGGAAAAGAATAGGGGTAACAAGAACACTCATTTTATCATTGTATCTTGCATTGTTTACAAATCCCTTTTTTTGGATGGGCACTGGAGCACTGGAGCCTGGGCAACTGGGCTGAGACCttggcagaggagcaggaaaCAGCAAAGCTGGTGGGAGCTGTGCCTGAGGAAGAGGGTGGCCCAGCTTCAGCACTAGAAGGGAAGTGTGGGAAGGGCAAGATGGTTCTGGGAgaccttcctcctctttcctcctttctcccctcacCATGTCTGATCCCTCAAATAACCTATGAATCCAAAGCCAGCTTTgtaggaagaaagaagaggtgagaaagacagaaaaatttcaGCGTTGCAAAGCCACATACAACCTTAGAGGACTTAATTTTGACCCCTGAGTCCAGCTGCCATAACCCAGTGTTGCACCTGAGCTCAGTGGTGCTGGTTAGGGGAGATCAAACACTGTGCTGGTGCAGCGCCGTGCTTCCCATCTCTTTACTTCCATCTCGCTTTATGCTGGAGACATAACCTATGTGATCAACCACGCCTGGCCTTCTTTTATTCTTAACTCCAATGATTTAAAAGAATACCCCCTGGCTGGGGATTCCTGTTACAGTTCAAGGAAATACTTCTTCCCCTCTCTAATTAAGCTCCTTCCATACGCATAAAGCTGACTACTTACCTGAGAGAGGGAGATGGCTGTAGGCAACATAAAGCTCATGCATTTCCCATTCATTTGCTCTATCTCTGCAAGCAAGCTCAGCCCCAAACAAGGTTTCTCTGAATCCTGGCATGAACCCTGCACACCCCTCTGTCCAGGCCAGACCCCATCAAATTTTAAAGGGACTACGCACAGTAGTACAGTACAGCCATGGATCTCCAGGGTTAATGCCCAGTTTTTCAGCTGAGGGTGACTTGGCATTGCAATCAGGAGATGTTGCCAGCAGATGTTTCCTGCCAAACTTGTTGGGCAGCTTTGAGAGAAAGACTATTAGCATATTGCTATATGCAGGTTTTCCAGTCTTCTGCAGGAAACTTCATGTTGATGGCATTTGCATTAAATTGCAACATGCTGCTATCATCAACAATTGGTTAGAGGCTCAGCTTTCCCACAAGAGAGTGGGAGCTTTTTTGTAATACAGTATTCACAAGAACGTGCTCCAGAGCTCAGCTGTTGTGCTCTTCATTTAACCTCTTTGGGCAAGAAGGTAAacgattctttttttttttttttaaataacttgtgattttttttggcaGATCCAAAATAGTCTACAGGTTGTTAAAGTAAACATAATGTTTACAGATGGGACAGAGGGGGAGATACCTTTACAGGGTGCAGGCAGCAAAACACACTGCTAAAATTCAGGTGGCTCAAGAGCTCACACAAAGGGAGCTGGTCTTCAGTGGGACATAGATGAGGAATTTAGGAACACATGTCCAAAGCTATGAATTTAAAGTTTCTTGCCTAAATTTCACAGACTTTTGAATCTGAAATTTCCCCAGGACCTCTCTGCCCATCCAGAAAGCTCTCATTGCCACAGGACTGATCAGCTCAGTAGCTTATACCAGAAAGCAGATGCTTTTCTGCCTGTGCCTCTGGAAGGGCTGAAGGGCAGGCTCTTCCAGAGCACCTCTACCCACTCTGGTAGAAATGGGCTTCAGGTGAAGTGATGGTGCTGATGACCTGGGCAAACTCACCCATGAAGTGGGAGATACAGGTAAATTTCCCTTCTTTACTCAGGTTTCCGTGGCACAAGAAAAAGCCTTGAAATGTTCACTAGACGAGAGAAAGGGCATGCAGTTCTTTGACTGGGTGCTTAGGCGTTTCCCCTGTGCCCTGATCCCTGCTGCCGGGGGATTGTTTATGTTCTTAAACAATGACTATATAAAATAGGAAGGGTGGAGTGgtattcagattttgttttgttactggGGATGCTAGTCTTCGCTATCAACATACTAGCTCTTGGGTTTGGCCACGATGTTGAGAAGCCTATGCAGCTGCACATAGGCATAGCAAATAACTTGCCACTGTACAGCCTGTAACAGGCCAATGTACATCCACGTCTGTTTATGCAGCAATAATTGGCCTAGAAAGAGGTAGAAAAGATACATCCTGGAGATACTGATGCAAAATAATAGAAACAGTCAGAAAAAGCCCTTTTTGGCATAAAAGTAGCAGCCTGAGAAGCTAAGTTGTTTAGAAAATGAGCTTGGTAACATTTCCCCTGAAAAATTATTTCGTACTGAAATGTAttggtttttaatttaaagcatgttACTTTGGAAATGTTTTGTGTCACATAGGGATGATTAGAATTTCTGTGTTGcaggaaatttcatttttcttatgtgCTGTTTGTCCCTTTCGCTCCAAATCAGCACAGAAACACTTGGAAATGTCTTTTTGTGTGAGTGGTcatgaaaaataagaaagtcACTTCTACCAATAATAGATTTTTCATGTGAGGAGACAGTATTATCTGACATGTGCTCCTTTCCTAGGATAGACATGTCATTTCTGCCGATTCTGTCTCCCTTTGTGTATGAGAAATGAACGTGCATTAAAGCACCTTAATGGGAGGCAGATTGAATAAGTAAAACATGCAATGGAAATTATCATGTGGCATCAGGTAAAACAGGTTCCTTCTTGCTTTACCTTGTATTAAATATAGAATTACCTTAAAAACAAGGCTACAGCTCTCTTAGTCTCTCCACCTTATTTACTGCCTCCTCCTGTTGACTGCATAATATAATCTAATACACCTATTAATTATGATAGCTTTGAGCACAGCTTTTTATTCTTTGAGAGTTTGTGTCTTGATTTCATCTACCCTTAGCCAAAAACAAACTGTGAAGAGAGAACAGATGACGAATAGTCTTCATTTAACATAGCCATGGAAGAAGTTTGTCATCTTTACAAGGTCTCTGGTATACAGTGGTTTCTTCTGAAGGAAGCTCTTTTCCTGGGTAGCTTCTTGCTCACATATAACAGTGCCAGCAATTTCCATCTGCTGGACTATGTTAAAGGCTACTGAACCATCATGCAAAGCATCTCCCTTCATCAGCTGTAAAGCCCCAACCCTGCTTGCTGTCTCTGCACTATTGCTAATGTTCAGTGCAGACACTGGCTAGTGCAGAATAGCAGCTATGATCTTCTTGGAACTCTTCTTTTGGTCTTATATCTTCTATCCTTACCACTCCAAGATCTTTCAAAAGTAATGCTACCATTTGTTGTCCACCATGTAGGTGTTCTCCAAACCTCACAGTCCTCGCAGTAACTCCAAAACTCTCACTGATTGAATGATTACACAGACTACACACATGGCTTTATGGTGTGGAATCATTCATATGCTTGTGCCCGCCCCAATTTAGATGAAGAAAGTTCACTAAATCCTTTCATTCTGCAGTTAGAAAGTTCCTCCACCAGACCACACCTCCCTTCCCTTGCTTTGGGTTTCCAGGGCAGCTCTCTAAGTAGTTCCCACTCACAAAACCATGGAGTTGGCCGTAGTGTTTGCACCTGGGTGTCACCCTGAGGACAGCCTGCTGCTTTTTCTAAAGGAGTGGCCACCTTGGTAGGCCAGGCACTCGCTTTTAAAACCTGTTCCCAGCTTCTGGGTTCTCCCTCCACGCTTGGCAGTCGGTCCTCTCCCTGCAGGGTGGGGTGGAGGTGCCTCCTTCCTGCTGAGGAAGTTtattaactctttttttctccttgactcGTTCTGAGGTTTGGGCACACCTACAATATGCCTCATGACCTACATTCGCCATGAACGATTTCACAGCTCCATTTCAGATCTTTCAAGAGGTGTGGAAGTGGAGCAATACAAACTTCCGCACTGAAGAAGCGCTGAGTTTTGTTTTCGGAAGGTTCTGGATAGTAGAtaatgaaggtggaagaaaagagaaatcattaTTTAGTGCAATGTCTTTTTCTTGTGGTAAGATGACTgtgttattaaaaggaaaatgaaagaccAAACATACAAAGACACAAACAGCAGAGCTAGAACAGCTGTTTTCAGAATTAATGAGATAtaactaatttttaatttgtttgttcaGAGAACCTTTTGGGTATTTCTCCTCTGTTTTGCCCACTTGTATTAGGTCTTTATGTGAAGTACTGGACTTGAGGGTAAAACAAATGTCTTGGTATGAAACATATATGaactttttctttcagcattgcCGGTTCTTTCCACAGAGAATCAGTCAGAAACATGATGAAGCATTGATTATTGCTGTGCTTTTCAAGCTAGTCAAAAGGcaagaaatgtttgcatttgccaCATGTGGCACCTTCATATATTCAGCAACTTGACTTTTCAGCTATTCCAATCCACTGCAGCAATCTGTCTTAGGCTAAGTCTGTTTTCCTGTGGGCTGAGTTCATTCCCATTGTCTGGCACTTGCTGCGGGCTAAGATGGTTTGCACAGACAAATGCTGGATCTCAGCTGAGCCACAACAACTCTCTAAGTCCTGGTAACTTCTGGCGCCTGAGCCCCAGCTTCTCATGCAAAGTTTGTGTCTGGCTTATGGCTGAGCAAGAGGCAGCTCTGCATCCTTGAGGGCAATGCAAGACATTTTGAGTAGTTCTTGGAGTAAAGAAAGCTCTGTGAAGGGCAggctctgcgtgtgtgtgtggggctgtggctgtggtagAAGAGCTGGGGCCTCAGTGGATGAATGGGGTGGCAGGAGAGCATtggctgggaggggatgggggtcCCCAACACAAGGCAGCCCCTTCCCAAGAAGGCTCTAGACCCCTCTCAAAGTGCCTGCTGGATACCGACAGCCCAGGACAGGCCATACAAGGGCTCTGCTGATGAAAAATCCTGAAGTTCAGCTTTGCACCCACCTTTTTGCACCCTTAGTCTTCTGGTGACACAGGTTGGAGCTCCTCACCTAACTTGGCCTTGcgggctgcagcagccagggggCACAGGGCTGAGAAAAAGCACCTGATGTGCCATGGCTTTCTGTGGGAGGTGAGAATAACCACCCAGCTGTGCACTCACCATCTTTTCAACGGAGAGGAGCTCTGGCAGTTTGCTATGGACCCAACCCACACTTGTCCTGATGCAGGCTGAAAGCTAGAGCTAGCCAGATCTGTGCTGTGGAAGACATGAGGGCCTTCGCTCCATACTGTGGCTGTATATTTTCCCCTAAATAAAGCATCTTTCTGGAACACAGGACACAGCTACTCATCTCTGTGTCTGCAAGCAGGCAGGAGTGTATGTTTTgcttttcacacatttttctggTGTGCTGTCCAAAATATCATTTGTTTGACACTGAAAGTGATGTGGTGTTTTTTGCGTATAACGATTCCAGAAAAGCTCGTGTGATCCCACTGGTATCCACACAACAGCTTTACAGTTCTTCTCCTAAGGGACAGGAAAGGAGTTTCTAAACCCCTTTTTTTCAGATGGCCTCCTGCTTGCAAGCACCAAGCTGGAACTTAGTCCCAGCTTGTTCTTAGCAGAGTGGATTTAATGTAAATGACCCACGGGAAAGGCATCAGACTGTTATGTTTCTAGTACAAAAGAAAAGAGTGACACAGATCTTGTCATATCATTGAGCAGGAACTTACAGACTTCTTTTCTGGGCTGTTGAGCTATTGCTTTGTTTGGAGATTTTAATTGTGTGTCCTGCCTGGATCTGTGGCTCCTGGAAAATTCATGAGGAGGGAAAAAGTGTATTTCAAACTGTTTATGTTTCCATATATAGTTCAGTCTCCATAGCTGTTAATAGCCCTTTTTCATATATGAAGACATTTAATTAATAGTGATCTTATTTTTATAAACCTGTTGTTTGAAACCCTCATACCACAGCTCTGGTTACCAAACATGGTTATATGCAGGCGTAGTTTCTGTCACCAAGTTTCTGTCACTAATCGCGTGTTGTTACAGGAGGAAAGAGTTGATATAACTGTATACGTCAAACCagtttggagaaggaaaatgttaATCCACAGTTGACTGATTTCAATACCATGATCTGAAATAAGACACACCATGGGATAAGACAGAAAAATGGTCCTTTCTGAGGAATTCACATATGTTGTGATCTTGGGTCCCTTTTCCAGACCCGCTGTGTCCTTGCTCCTGCTGTGTAGCATGGACTGACAGATGTGTGCAAGGTTGGCTGTTTCAAACTCTCAGAATTTAGCAAACTTCTATTATTTAGCAACCAGCTATGGGACAATCTCAAGGCAGACAGATGCTTCACGGTGTGATCTAGCTAGGCAACAAGCTGcattaaatttcttctttcttttgtgctCCCAGTCAGCAGCTGCTTCATGATGGGCTCCATTTCTAGACCAATTACTGAGTTTTGCCTTGATCTCTACAATAAGCTCAACAGAAATGCAGAGGACACAAACATCATCTTCTCTCCAATGAGCATCTCTGTTGCCCTGGCCCTGGTCCATCTAGGTGCAAAAAACAACACTGCTGCTCAGATAGAGAAAGTAAGTATTAATGAAACATGCTGAGATGCTTCCACATTGCTTGCTGTTCCCTTAATGGAAATGTTGGACATCCTAGCACGACACGTGTGCGAGGGTCTCATAGGAAACAAGCACGAATACAagcacagctgctgcctgcagagctgtgcttggTGTGCTATGATCCTTGCCATCTGCTTGTGTGAGTTGCACCATGCCCCCATGCAGACTCAGGGGCATGGAGCAAGAGCTGAATGAGAGGAGGCGATACACCACAGTGGGGCACACTGGCTTtcccccagcctgctgccagaaTATCAGACTTTGTTTCAAAATTATGGGCAGGCGCTTCCTCTCATGGTTGCTATGAGAATCCTGAAAGTGTGAGTCTGGGTGGGTAGTGGGGAGAGTTGCAGAAACCTGAAGTGATTGCACCTGGGTGGCTGGAAGCGTTAGCTCACTTATCACTTATGACATTCAAGAGTCAAAATGTCTCACCTGTAGAGCTCACAGGGACCtaggtgggcagggagggggtgaaGAAAGCTACCCCTTCAATCGCTGTGGCTTTACTCTCCGCAGTGCAAGTTCTGCTTTCTACAatccttcttctcttttcttgtttgtgcCCATGACTGGTAAAAGACCAATAATCCTAAGGCAGAGGTTCTTGTCAGTAGCTGGCTCTGTACGGGTAGATCTTCATCCATCATATCCTAACACTGCCATGTGCACAGTCTGACTGCTGGGTTACCCGCAACCAAGGTAGACATGCCATCCTCACGAGATTCCCAGGGTGTGGTGCGCTGACATTGGCTGGTGGCTGCtaggtgcccacccagcccctctctcactccccctcttcaacaaggacagggagagaaaataagatgaaaaagcttgtgggtcgagataaggacagggacatcactcaccaattactgtcatggcaaaacagactcgacttattttggagccagctggaaccagctctGTTCGACATGGGGGCAGCCCCCAAACTCTTCACACAGGGGCCACCCTTGCAGCCCCCTGGCTACCATAACCTTggcacataaacccaatacacagGGACTCTTGCTTATTTTAGGAAAGCAATGGGGATCCAGTATCCTcaataaaaaagattaaatctaTGTATGATGGAACATTATTATaatggagaagctgctggaaaTTTTTCAGCAAGATATTTGCACATTAGAAACAAGGACTGGTTTCCATTAAGAGCACCGTGGTTTTGACATATTTCCTAAGCTGATGCAAAGATTAAGAAGATTACAAAGATTACAAAAAGCCAGTTttgatgttttcaaagaaaactatGTTTGTCTCTTTGCCTGAGGcaactttttgttttgaaatttaaggTAAGTGtagcaataaaaatacatatcAAATGTAAACATTTTGAGGTAGTGGAGAGTAACATTTTGAGGGATTAAGTGCAAGTTCTTCTTGGTTTGCTAGTATAGAAATGTGAATTTGAACATGAATATATGAACAATTTCAAGTCTGTCATTTCAGCCTGACTGAAGCTGAGAAAATAACTTTCATAAATCTACACCATTTACCCAGGACAGCATAGCAAATcttttaaacaaggaaaatgctTTTACCCTGGTTACAATTGCCATAATTTGGCATCTTCAACTGCAGGTGCTCCATGTCAGGAAAACTGCAGGAAGAATGAGCCTTGGATCTGATCTTGAGAGTGCAGCCCCAGAAATGGAGCCAGAACAAAGCCAGAAAAGACAGTCATCCCTCTCACAGGTACATCCTTAGGTGGGGAGCACCTGAGCCTTTTCTTCACCGCATGGTAGGTTACTAGTTATAAAGCACTGGAGTCTACCACTGGAGGGAGTCAAGATCACACGCACAAAGCTGTATGGAGGAATCGTTATAATTGTTGTGTTTGTAATATTCCTAGTGTAACAAGGATGGGGACCTTAACCATAAGGCATTCCAGGCACTGCTTTTACAACTACAAAACCTTGGTGAAAGCTATGTTTTAACCCTGGCCAACAATCTCTTTCTACAACAAGGATTTGAACTCCAGCAGGTAAGTTAGCTGTGTCTGCTAACTGCTGTGGCCCTGACCTCAAGCTTCTCTGTAACTGTCAGCCTCGCTTTTGCCTCCCTCGTGTCTATTTTGGAGCACTTGATGTGCTTCTTGGAGCCGTATCTCCTGGGGCTGGTGGAAAAGAGACAAGAGTGTCAGCTTTcaattcttttgtttaaaaaacccccaccctgtAGATATCAATGGCTATAgagcaaaaataaagcaggagTCTGTTCGCTTTTGGCATATGTCTACACTCAGCCAGAGGTGTGACTACAGCCAAAAATGGCCTAGTCAAGCTGCCTGTAAGCTACTTACTTCTGGGCTTGCAAGTGGCACGACTGGGGCAGCAGTAAGCTTGGAGAGGGCTTATCACCCGAGATGTTATATAGTTCCATGCGTAGAGCTGCTGTGCTGAACTTCTTACTCCTTTCTTACTGAATGACAGAGTGGTCTCTAGATTACCTAGTGTTGATATCTTGCTAGTCACATCTTCGCTTTGCTGTCAATTAGTTCTGTTGAATGATTTGGATACTTAAGCATTAAACAACACATCTTGCATGttctctaattttttatttttatccggACCTCAGGTATGCAGTTCTCCATGGGAAGACTCTTTcttgtggctttctttttttacttatttacttttttgCCTATGCAATAGAATAATTATCTCTTCTTCAAAGATTCTCTGAATAAACTTCAGATAGTTGATGTTTCCAAAATCAAATTTTGCCTTATGGAGTCAACAGGTCCCTCACCATTTCTAAAATAGTTCTGAACCATTGATTTCTTTCAAAAGGGAATAAGTGCTTAACAGATTTGACCAATTCATaatctttattttgctttacagcaATTTCTAATGTGCGCTAAGGAACTGTATGGAGCAATGCTGCAAACAGTGGACTTTCATGGTGCTGTTGAAGCCGCCAGAATAAAAATTAACACTTGGGTTGAAAGGGAGACACAaggtaaaacaaagcaaaaccatagCTGTACTATCACTGCCTTCTTCCACTACTTCAACAAAAGAAATTCCATGGTATGAAAAGCAAAGACTTGTTCACGTTTCTGTGTGTTCTATCCTATGCTGTTTAAAGACGGTTTCTCTTCCCATCCACTCTTGAAATATTAGACTAAGTTATCAgctaaattatttctgaattaaagGTGTGTTTGTTGTCAAATACTTTTGTATTCCCACCCTTATGCCTGGCATGATAATTGCAATAATACCTATAAGACTTGACCAGACAAATTGCTTCCGCGAACAGCCACAAATGCAGATACAGGACAGCAGGGGATGGAAGCCGTGAGCTTCGTGGTGAGACTGGGAACAacttgggggaggagggaggatgaCCGAGGACCTGGTTATATGTAGTGATGCCCACAAAGATGAGAGGTGTGACCACCAGCGAGACTCACTATCACAAGTGACAAACAACCAGCTTTTGCCCTTAACAGGCTAGCAGGGGCCATTGGCTCTTGCTGATTAGACTAAACATGATATATGCTGTTTTCCCTTAGCTTTGCCAGAGCTGCAGTAGCAGTGGGATGAGAATTTTCTAAATCTTGTGGCTGAACATAAACCAGAACTTACTGGGGGACAGGCAAATAGATTTGAAGGCTTCTGTAATTTCTCAGTTGCCCAGCTCCTGACCAAACCTGTCCTTGTACTGGCAGAGCGGCCTGTGACGGGTGTGGGAAAGAGCTGTTAACCCCAGTTGGCTCCCAGTAAGAGGGCTGAATGTTCAGGAGCCACCTTGCACAGGGTTAGGAGCCATCGTTGCTCTGGGTGCTCACTGCTGGTAACAGTGCAGAGGAATCTACCATTTGTTTGCCTATATTGTCCCTGTCCTTTGAATAAACCAAGACCTAGATTTCTAAGTTTCTCCAAAACTAAGTTCACAGACAAGTAATTGAGTCTCAGTCCAGAGTCTTAATGACAACTAGCAAATACTTGTGTATTCCAAAATTTCCTTTAGGTAAAATCAAGGAACTATTTGCTCCTGGTGTGATCGACGCACGTGCATTGCTGGTGCTAGTGAATGTAATCTACTTCAAAGCATCCTGGGAACACAAGTTTGAGGAACAAAAAACAGTACAGAGAGATTTTAAACTGAATCAGGTACATCTGCATTCTGTAAATCTTAACATTATTTACCCTAGATACTATGAGCAATGAAGCAAGTATAACATAGAAGCACAATGTCCAGGGCTCAGCTGCCCTGTGAGCAAGGTGTGGGTGTGCTGGGAACTTAACGTGCCTCTCCTGTTGGGAAGAGGTAGCAGGAGGgtttttcacagaaaagcatAATCTTTACTAAAAAAGTGTGCAAGACTCAGAAGTTGCAACAACTCAAGCGTTTTGCTTTGGTGACTGGCAAAACACAAGTATTAGCCTTGATTAGCACTTTTGAACATAGTCATTACAGATAGTTGTCATGGATGGAAGCGAATCTGAACATCCCATTTCATACAGGCTCCAGGGGGTCATCCTGGTGCTTATACATTCAATACATTTTAACATTAGCTATGCATTTGAGAGATTGAAACAAACAGACCAAACAAACTAGGCCAGATAGTAACAAACTACAAATACACAGTTGcaatttgaaaaaggaaaaattcttctAGGGTATTTTGGTTTACTTGTAGTATTTGCAACATGTGAAGGTTTATTTTAAACgtattttaatttttagcctttttttcctgccttagGGATATCAGCAAAGCTTTCATTGTTTAACTAAGGTATTGTCAATATGGTTGCAAAGTTAGTTCTTTAACAAGCACATTCCTCCAAGTATTGTGTGTGCCATTTAAGCCTAACAGATGTTATCAGAAAAGACTTTCATTTAATTCAGTTTTGCCTTCTTTCCATATCTTGTGCCAATATTCTATTAGTTCTCATCCATaacgaaaggaaaaaaacccaacagatttaGGTCTGATCTTAACTTGCAGAGCTTTGTATGGGAAAAGGTCTCTTCTGAGTGTTCCTCATAGATCAAAGAGAAAGGTCAGAAAAATGTAGATTTCTAGTTACCATGTTGCATTCCATTGTTAAGACACCAGTAAGAAACTGTCATAGAGTGCTTATATTTGTGACTTTAAATATCTTTGAATATGGATATTGGCAATGGTCTATAGCTGAGAACATTTGATGCGCTGCTGCATAGGAGAAACTATGAGATTGGGAGAAGCTGTATAGATTTTTCTTCATATGCTAATCAATACTAGCAgaacttttttctgaaaatatgtcATCTACCAAAattcttctttcactgctttAGAAGTTAGCTAAGAAGTTAGCTAACTGTAAAAGGAAACTTGAGTCTTTACACAGCTTTCAAACAATCCCATCACAAAAAAGGCAAGTTAACAAAACCTGGAAGAGCGTGTCTGAGAAAGGCTATGATTTTGCTCTTAACCTATTGATTGCTTCCTGTCTAAACAATCAGTCTGATAAATGACAGCCTGATTCTTGCAGTGCTATTTCTTCTTTATCCCAGTCCAAGTTAGGACTTGCAAATCCAACCAGCATCAGCCTGTTTGGAAGTGTAGCACTATTAAGCAGCTTCACCATCTGAGCAGTTGCAGagaaattgggtttttttccagagaattAACCCCTTTATTTATGCATGGCAAAGCTGATGTTTTGTGTGTCACTGTAGAtgcaacaaaataaagaaaaatgtttagccTAACAACAATTACTGCTGAAACCCTGACTACTGATATGACACCTATAATAAGTTTAAATGTTAAGAGCTGTCTTGCTTAAGTGActgtataattttcttttaaatagaatgAGAAAAAGCCTGTGCAGATGATGTATCAGAAAGGCACGTTTAAATTAGGCTACATTGAGGAGATGGGTGCTCAGGTCCTTGAACTCCCTTATGCTCAGAAGTCACTGAGCATGATCAtcctgctgccaggtgacatggCTGATGGATCTACCAGTGGGCTGGAGCAGGTAATGCCGTATATATCATGGACTATGGCTGAAAGTTGGTTGTCTGAATTAAGGCTGGGTAAAGATCTGAACTTTTCAAAGCTGCCCACCTAttttaagctctttttttccccatcttctagATTGAAAGCACAATGACCTATGAAAATTTAATGCTGTGGGCCTCTTCAGAACACATGTTTGAGACAAGAGTGGAGGTCTACCTCCCCCGATTCAagctggaaggcacctttaaCCTCAATGAGGTATTACAAGAGATGGGGATGACTGACATCTTCACTGAATCAAAAGCTGATCTTTCTGCAATGTCGTTTGCAAAATCTCTGGTGCTGTCAAAGGTTGTCCATAAGACATACGTGGAAGTCAATGAGGAAGGCACCATAGCAGCAGCTGGTACAGGAGCTGTCATTGTGAGGAGGTCTCTTCCTCTCACAGAGGTGTTTATGGCTGACCACCCTTTCTTATTCTTTATTAGACACAATCCTACCAATACCATTCTTTTCTTTGGCAAACTCTGCTCACCTTAAAATCAGGGCCATTTTCTAACATTTTGAGAAACACGCGGATGAAaatcagaaatagtatttttttcccaatgcaTTCTTAATCCTTTGACAGCTAGTTTGCATTTCAAAGTAATCACTGCAAGCAGTTTAGCTTAGAACCCATCAATTGGATGCTCTGCCACTAGGCTCCTTGAATTGCAAATACTGATCTGAATCCAGAATAGGAGTAAATTTTGCCTTAACTTCACTGgatataaataacattttgtttcctCGAGGCCCACATATGCTCCTGTATTCCTTACAGTTCCCCAGCCCAGCCATGT contains:
- the LOC143156631 gene encoding serpin B12-like, which gives rise to MMGSISRPITEFCLDLYNKLNRNAEDTNIIFSPMSISVALALVHLGAKNNTAAQIEKVLHVRKTAGRMSLGSDLESAAPEMEPEQSQKRQSSLSQCNKDGDLNHKAFQALLLQLQNLGESYVLTLANNLFLQQGFELQQQFLMCAKELYGAMLQTVDFHGAVEAARIKINTWVERETQGKIKELFAPGVIDARALLVLVNVIYFKASWEHKFEEQKTVQRDFKLNQNEKKPVQMMYQKGTFKLGYIEEMGAQVLELPYAQKSLSMIILLPGDMADGSTSGLEQIESTMTYENLMLWASSEHMFETRVEVYLPRFKLEGTFNLNEVLQEMGMTDIFTESKADLSAMSFAKSLVLSKVVHKTYVEVNEEGTIAAAGTGAVIVRRSLPLTEVFMADHPFLFFIRHNPTNTILFFGKLCSP